The genomic DNA TCTGCCTAAATCCAAATTTGTCTTCTTCGGGATCTTCATAATAACGGAAAAGATAACTCGACTCACCGCCCATAATAGTCAGATTCTGCTTTTGAGAAACCGATATATCGGTTGAGTCATGCAAAGCTACAATCAATCCCTTCAATCTGCTTTCGTAAGTTCCGGCTTCATCATATCCAGCTGCTGTGACTATGCCTACGTTGATACCGTATCGTAGCAGCTTAAGAATATAAGGTATTACCGGATTAGTGTAAACAAGGGAGCCACCGTCTTCATAAAGAGTGACATCACCATCAAAAGTTACCAACCTCAAAACTTTGCCATTGCGTaaaattttctgtttcttaaaataaaaaatttgagcAGTATTTAAAATATGTCTGACATCGTTGAAGCTCGGTGCCACCATTCTGCGTGCAGATATGGCTCTTTGCGAATCATCCCATAAAAAGGCTTGCTCTAACGGAAGCTCGGTGAAAAATGTCCCAATAGATGGGACCAAAAGGTTTAAGCGTGATTGCCCCAATACGTTCAAAGATTGAGAAGAGGCACCATCTTCAATTTCGTCTTGTATAATGTTTCTAGAGTCAAATTCAATCTTGTCCTTGATTAATCCCTCaatatctttgaaaatgtcAGCGTACTGTGACCTTACACGCTGAGTCGTTGCCAAGTCATCATTGTAGTCACCTTCATGAGAGACTGCATGCAGAACAAAGGGTGAGGCCAATAGGCCTTTTACCCAATCTATAAATTCATCTTTGCGGTGGCTTTTTAGGTGGTATTCCACCCTATATCTTGAAGACATCCTATTATGGTTAATTTAACTCAATTGATGATTCTCACGAGCTTGAAGCTTTGCCCTCCTGATTGATAGCTAACTTTTCTCGAGTAGCTTTTGACCAGATATTCCCTTTTCCCATTTTTAAATTAGGGGCAGCCCGTGCCGCTAAAAGCACGGCTACTGAAAAGATACAGGCTATATTATAATACAATACAGAAGGCAACGAAA from Saccharomyces eubayanus strain FM1318 chromosome VIII, whole genome shotgun sequence includes the following:
- the ISN1 gene encoding IMP 5'-nucleotidase is translated as MSSRYRVEYHLKSHRKDEFIDWVKGLLASPFVLHAVSHEGDYNDDLATTQRVRSQYADIFKDIEGLIKDKIEFDSRNIIQDEIEDGASSQSLNVLGQSRLNLLVPSIGTFFTELPLEQAFLWDDSQRAISARRMVAPSFNDVRHILNTAQIFYFKKQKILRNGKVLRLVTFDGDVTLYEDGGSLVYTNPVIPYILKLLRYGINVGIVTAAGYDEAGTYESRLKGLIVALHDSTDISVSQKQNLTIMGGESSYLFRYYEDPEEDKFGFRQIDKEEWLLPRMKGWSLDDVEKTLDFAERTLNRLRKRLNLPSEISIIRKVRAVGIVPGERYDEASKRQVPVKLDREQLEEIVLTLQNTLESFAPSRRIQFSCFDGGSDVWCDIGGKDLGVRSLQQFYNPEAPIKPSETLHVGDQFAPVGSANDFKARLAGCTLWIASPQETVNYLHRLLETD